A window of Fusarium musae strain F31 chromosome 1, whole genome shotgun sequence genomic DNA:
cataataataaagacccAGGCAACTATGAGCTGCAGGAAGTTTCCTGGCGTGCGCATATTGATTATGACCTCAGCGGAAGTGTCCCCTTGAGGATATCCCCGGGTCGCTTCCATGTTTCAACCGCAAGCAGGAGACAGGCTTTCTCGACACCTAACTGCAACCttgtatgtacataccttATGTTACTGCCAACACATGGATATGAGCTGTTCAACCTAAGAAATCAACAGTTAGCTGCCATGTTAGATTGAGCCAGCGATCGTCATAGTCATAGGTATCTTACAACCTATAACCGCGACTGGTTGCTGGGCACGCGGACTCACCAACCTAGATTCCCGTTCTGGACTGATTGGTTTAGTCTGTCCCCATAATCGAATTTACTGTAGGCTGTTTTCCAGGCGCATGTCACTGTGCCACAGTCATGACGCTGCCATCAGAACAAAGAGTCTCTCCCGTCCGTTCAGTCAGAATGCCTATCCTGTGGAGGAAGCCAAGTGACACCGTCTGGGAACCGTTTCTGAGGGTGACGTTTTCTTCAAGTATCAGCCACCATCATTGATTGACCACGGACCCTGATCAATGGCAGAAAACAAAGGTGCAATGGAGGAGCGGGTCTTTGTATTGATCAGGCCACCCAAAGACTCGTCATGAACATGGAttgttcttgtcttgtcattATCAGCGCAGTGCAATCTAGCACATGGGATCACGGGTCTCGCTGAGGTCAGAAAGCGAAAAGCCTCGTGCTGGCTGTGTGTGTGCATCCGCGTCGGCAGATCCAATCTCATTCGTTCCAGATGGTGATGTGATAAAGTCGGAGTCGGGACCTCGGAGTCCATGGAGCTTGGCGAGCCCCCGACGCCGACTAAAAGGGTGCTTGCAGCAATTGATTGTGACAGCCAGTCTGATCGGAAAATTTATTGGAGTTTAACTCCCTacctaactacctacctctAATCAATGTGGACTTGCCCGGAAGACTTGGTCGCTTGCGTTGGCAAGGTGCCGGCCGTTGACGTTTTCAGTCAGTCGTTGCCCAGCAGCTATGCCAAGGCTGAAATGATGCACTACGCGCATGGAGTGAGTTCAGTTGGTTCATGGATCACTGGGGCATGGGCTGCCTCCGGTTCCTACACTGTGAGTGGTCATATCAAATGACTAagacaagtcaagtcaagaggAGAACAGATGCTCTGCGGCCCATTTGACTTTATTGATCGAGGGTAGGCCTGTCTGGGCTGGTAAATACATACTAGGTAATCTCATCTCCCCCTCAGTTTAAAACGTGGCCGGTAAAGTTTTGGCGATAAAATACGCGGAACATGGAAGTTAGCGTTATTTAGACAGGGCGAATTCTCACGCGACTCAGCCCGCCTATCAGGCTTGGCAGCGGCTTTGAAGGAAATTACGGTAATACGCCTTGATTCGGGCTGCCGCAAACCCCGTTGCTCCGTGATGTCCGGCCAGTGTGCTATGTCAGCAACTTTGTTTGTGTCGTCTTGATTGATTGGCTTCGCAGTGACAAAAGAGCTCCGTCTAAGCGTCAGAGAAGAGCTGATTAGGCCTAGGCGCTGTCTCCAGTGTAATCTCCCAGCGACCCTGGTGTCATCCATGCACAACGCCCCACTGAGGCTTGTTGACTGGCCGGTACCCCAAACCCTTGTATCGATGACTCCTCCCGCAGCATCCGGACTCATTTGAGATGAAGGACGAGGAAAATCCTGCGGTGCGGGCCCCTTGAAAGAAGCTAATGTCAGTGGAGTGTGATGGGGGCAGTAGCTTAGCGCCCACTGGAATCCTGCGCGACGTGCCCTGTTGAATTTGTGCTCTTTAGCGGACTACGGTTGCAAAATCAGCTGTAAAGACCTTGGTTTTTCAGCGCTTCTAGTGGCCAGCTGCACTGGTACACGCCCCCTGGTGCATCACTTTCCTGcacctcgtcatcatcctcgatcaCTCTCTCCTCCACTCCCTCCACTTTCTTCATATTACTACTCCCATTTCCTCACCTCCACCTTGTTCTTCCCTCCCTTCCTTTCTTTCCTCGATCCTCGGCTTGGTTTCGTCTTAGATTCGCACCTTGTTAAAGCATCTATCTTCCTCCGTCACGACTTCAGGTCCTAGCCTCACATCTTCTTTGTGTGGCGTCCTTGTCGCGTGCTGCCTCCCTTCTCTGCGACTCGACAACCATCGCTCTAGACGGCCATCCCGACGATTCCGACCATCGTTGTATGCGTGCAAGTCAAGTAAATAGGTCAACTTGGATATGAGGTAGCTTTTGGGTATTCATATTGGGTTACCGACTAAGCGTTACGAATTTCTTCGAGAATTATCTTGCGCTACGCTACAAATTATCATCACACGCCCCCTTTCGAACCACCGTTCTGTCGATCCAAACAACTTTCTCAATCGACCTTCATCATGAACGACTTCTCCGCCACCCTTTCGGGGAAGCCCAAGCTCCAGCTACTTTGGCCCGAGCACGTTAATCTGCCGTTCCTCAACACCGTTCCTCACAGATATCGAATTGGCCGCCGACGCACCAAATCGAAATCGAGACCTGGCAATGAGGAGATCACCAGTCTCAAAACCTCTTTCAACGCCTGGGATGGTGTTCGTGATCTCCAGAAGCATCATTGGAGGACGTCAGATCTCCAATatgctgttgttggcctcctggttctcttctccttctggaTTGCCCCCCCGGCTCCTGGTGTCAAGCTCCTAGCTATCATTGGTAGTGTTTGGGTTCTGCTTATGCCTGCCACACGTCAATTCTTTTTGCCATCAGTGACAATCTGGACCTGGCTATTGTATTTCTTTTGTAGCCGGTATGTGTTGATTCCAAGGGTCAAACCTATCACCTACTAacaattcttttttaaagattcATCCCCAACGAGTACCGACCTCATATTTGGGTCCGCGTGCTGCCCGCCCTCGAGAACGTCTTGTACGGTGCCAATCTGTCTAGCATTCTCTCCGCTCATCAACACTCGGTTCTCGACATTCTTGCCTGGATCCCCTACGGCCTGTGTCATTTTGGTGCTCCTGTAGTCTGCGCCCTGCTCATGTTCGTCTTTGCTGCCCCAGGTACCGCCCCTGTCTGGGCTCGCACCTTTGGCTGGATGAGCATTCTGGGTGTCACCATCCAGCTTCTCTTCCCCTGTGCGCCACCTTGGTACGAGATGGAGCACGGCCTTGAACCTGCTGCCTACGGCATGCCTGGATCTCCCGCTGGACTCGCCCGCATCGACGCCATTTTTGGCATTGACCTCTACACGACCAACTTCAGCACTGCACCTGTTCCTTTCGGCGCTTTCCCCTCGCTCCACGCCGCGAACGCTGTTCTCGAGGCTCTCTTCATGTCTCACTGTTTCCCCCAATTCCGAACCTACTTCATTATGTACGCTGGATGGGTCTGCTGGGCCACCATGTACCTCAGCCACCATTATGCCATTGACTTGGTGGTCGGTGGCTTGATTGCCTCTTGCTTTTTCTACGCAGCAAAGGCCCGATGGTTACCCCGACGACAGGAGGGAAAGATCACACGATGGGAGTACGAGTACGTGGAGTATGGCGACTGCACCGCCATTTCTGACGAGGAGTATGGCGAGTATTTCGGTATGGGTCTGCTTGGACGCGCTCGCGCCGACTCCAGCGATGGCTGGACTGTtgccagctccagctgcagTTCTAGCAGCGGAACCTTAAGCCCTACTCTCTCCGAAGAAGCCCTTCCCGGGATGCTCATGGATATGGACAACAATGGACAGCTCTGGGACGGCAACGCTCCTGCTCGAGATGTGGAGCTGAGTGAAGTTATGGTGGTGCGATAATTGGCACGACCGAGTAATAATACGGCTACCCTCGGACACTCATCCCACCGGGGAAACGAAGCGACTCGTTGGGATTTTACGATTTTAATGCCCCGAACCCTTTTTAATCTTCGaccttatattttttttgaTAACATCTTTGGCATTCTTCGGCACAGCGAAATGGCGCAACACGGTGCTTTACCACGGCAGATACTGGATTCTGACGCAGGGCCGTCAGGGCCAGACGGCAAACTGTAATAATGGGTTCAAGGGGCTGATGCGTCCCGTCTTAATGTATACCCTGCGGATGGACAAAACCGGGGCTGAATAGAGTAATGTTTACAACCAGAGGTAGTTTAATTCGTGTATGGACATGAGACGACGCCATGTCATGCACCGACACGCTCGCTAGAGAGCCTGGACGACGACTCGAGAGGGACATGCTTTATGACAAGCAACCCCTActcatgaggaggaggaggagatagGAAGGACAGCTGGCTCACAGCCGAATCCTGGATGATCCTGGAGAGCAAAAGCCGGGCGGCGCAAGGTGGTGGGCTGACTTTGGtcaaaaggaaaaggaataCAAAAGATACCATTCGCTAGATATCAGCAGCTAGAAGAATTGACAGCACATTGTTTCTGTCACATCCTGTTCACCGAGTGAAAGTACCTTGTAAATCTTTGATGATACCCAGAAAGTACACCGTACCAACATGCCGTTTGACGTCCCTCGTTCAAATGTTGTTGCAGCTGGCACGCGATCAGCTGGGCCCGTTCATGATACGTAAATCTCAACATGTCGATCTTCATCTGGCCCCAAATAGTCCCTCCGTCTTCTGTTCAGCGGCATTAGGAACGCCAAGTCTGCACGGCACTCTAGACCTCTTGGCATTCGCAAGTGCTGTGTCCTAAAATTCTCTTTGTCATCATGACTTGAGAAGTATCAGAGTCAGTTTGTCGATCTGTTATTCTAGGTTGTACACAGATATAAGTTGTACAAGCATGTGATCTGAAACTCTTGATCACTGCTCAACTTTCAAGCAAGACAATTTCCAACTCCGAGTTAATCCATTCATGTCTTTTGAAAACAGTATTTGATTTACGAAGTAAGGCGCTCTCCATATTTGTCAGAAATAAGGCACTCTGGCATATAACACACAATAGGGCCACAAGATATTAGAAGACCCTACTCCGCCTAAtatctgctgctgccaacagGCGAGTCATTTAAGGCACATACATTATACTGGATGTCGAGGATTCCAAAAGGGGCTACAGGCCATGAATCCATCTTCCCGAAAATAACACAAGCAGTGATAATTATGTCTGGCCCGGGCCTCGAAGTCACGGGTCTCTACAGCAAGAATCTCGAAAAGGAGGTTTCACAAAAGGCGTTGCAAATACCAAGGCCAAACCTGAAATAGAAATGGAAAATGTATGGGAAATAGAAATACTGATTCTTCCTTCCAGTCGTTGCAAACGGCGTGCCTGCGGTCCGTTGTTGAAAATACATGTAGCCAAATCGCTGTTGGTCCTCGCTCTCCCCCTCATTGCACATACGTATGTCCCACCCGCTTTATAACGCAAATGCCGGGTTACAAAATTTCCTCCTCATAACGTTAAACCATCATTCTTCTAGCATGTTTTCGTCTCACAATAGGTAGTTTCCCTTTGATATATCTCCTTCACAGATTTCTAAATAACTCAGACACATCGATCCCAATCTGTCTCTACCTCTTTGGCGCAGGCGCACTCCAGAGTCCCTTGGATGTCTCGATGACCCTATTTCCGTTGTTTCCAGGCTGCAATGAAGGGGGAACATTGGATGCTGATGTGTTGCCCATAACGACGTCCGTCTCTGTCTGAGTTCCATATCCACTATCCTTTGGTTGGTTGCTGCCCATTGAGATGGCACTATCTCCCTTTTTGTTGGTAGGCGGCTGCTGTCGCGCAGCGCCGCGGCCGGGTTCCTTTGAACGAgctccatccatcatcccacTTTGAGCCTCACGCAGCTTATTGATAGCACGAACAGTATCAATGGCTGCATGTAGAGTCCGGCGAGCgttgaagttcttcttgatattAGGCAGAAGGTTCTGGCTCTCTCCCTCGGCGTTGATAAAGCCGGCGACAAATGGATGCTGGAGGGCCTCATGGGCAGTGATACGCTTAGTAGAATCGATAGTCAGGCAGCGCTGGATGAAGTCCTTGGCGTGACTGGAAACGCCACGCCAGTATTCAATAGGTGTGAAACTGTAATCTGCGTTGAGAATGGCCTGCATCTCCTCGAAGTCAGAGTCGCGATCGAAAGGGGTATAACCACAAAGCAAGAAGTAGGTGATGACACCGAGAGCCCAGAGATCTACAGGTTTGCCATGACCTGTCTTCTTGAAAATCTCGGGAGCCATATATCCAGGAGTACCACAGGTTGTAGTCAGAACGTGAAACTGTTCCTCATCCATGATCCGTGAAAGTCCAAAGTCTGCAATAAGCAGGTCTGCGTTGTCCTCGGGGGTTCGGAAGAGTAGATTTTCAGGCTTTAAGTCACGATGAACGATACCATGGTCATGGAGGTACGCGACAGCTGACAATGTGGCGCGAACCAGATCGGCAGCATCTGACTCAAAATAGGAGCCCTTTCGGCAGATTCGGTCGAAAAGCTCACCACCGAGTGCAAGATCGGTGACGAGGTAGAGGTTGTTCATGGTCTCGAAATAGTCGACAAGAGTAAGGATATTTTGGTGGCCCATAGAGACCTTCTTGAGCACGGCGATTTCGTTGCGAACCTAGCATTGCGCATGGCGTGTTAAAAAAGGACAACAGAACAGGAGTTTCAGGATCCAATAGAGCAATCCTCACCATGTGTTCGCGACCAGCCATGAGCCGCTTATTGATGACCTTAGCCGCATAGTAACGGCCAGTGTCTATGTGGACACATTCTTTGACGACGGAATATGAGCCAGCTCCCAGTGTCTTGCCAACCTTGTATCTACAGGGCTGGACTTGGGGTTGTTGGCGGGCTGCAGAGTCCATTATGAGAATATGGCGTCGAAGTTGAGACGAGTCGAGACGGAGAGGTGATAAGAAGATCGCGATGCCCCGCAGAGCGGAGGGGGTGGCCTGTCGCGCGGCGTCAGGGTGCAGTACGAGATATAATAAGATTGTCTGGTTCGGAGAAATGGGCgtctgttgttgaagagagaaACACAGGAATCGAGAACAACCGAGTTGGAGAGAGTAGATATCAGCAGTCGAGATGGCGATGCTGATGGGCTGAAGTGAAGGGGTTCGGTTGGGTTGGTCAGTAGGGTCGGGGCTAGAGAGGTGGGTGGGGTTGTGTCAGACAAAGTCTAGCTgaaagatgatggatgggtgAGAGAATGACAATGGACAATAACGCTCAAGGCGTTTTAGTTCTGGACGCTTAATTGGTAAAGTACGAGAAGAATTGGTTCCCGGCAGTGATCACAATTATGAATGCCAGGCCATCAGATGTGCCTTCGTATCCCTCTTCTCAGTACCTAGTGAGCTGCCCCATGTTCACGGGGCTAGATACCATGCATAAAAGGAGGTATGGCAGTTCATGACCCTTACCTATCAATGGTGCGGAGTGACAATGACGATATTTCGCCTTCAAACGCATCATAATTGTGGTTTCTGTTCCCTGAGAGAAACCATGCTCTGTTCTTGTCGGGTCTCATTTCAGTCCCATCAGTCTACTGATACGGAGGCGCAGTAGTCACCTGCTGAGGAACCTCGGACCATCTGCCGCTATTGTTTGCTTTCAAGCTAAATCAAATAGTGACAGCTtcatttcttttaatttgtGCGTACAATTTTGGCTTTCGCCATCTGAACTTCGGTATTGCTCGGTAGTGTCGATAAAGAACAGGATGTTTCTTTTCAAGAAGGTTTCAGAATTATATCGAGATTCGTACTCCATCCACATACCTCTTCGCAAGCTAAAGGCATCTTTATATCGCTATCAATTTAATACTGCTGGTTTTGTCTCGCTTTGTTTGACTGATGTTTGCTCAGTCAGAAGGCCCTCTCCGTGATTGTTTCTTTGCGCTGGTAAACTTCTTCTGTTTTATCCTTGTTTCGTGGAATCTTCTGCCACTAATTGATGTAAGCAATTGTTATACAACAAATAAAGCGACTGACATCTCCtcatatttctttttcttttccgcGCTTGTCTCAGCAGGTATCACATCTTTGTAGATGCTTGTTACCTCCTCAATGAGCTTTCTTCTGTTGTCTTCCGCATTCGCATCCCGTGATCGTGAATCTTGGGCTTGGAAGGTCAAAGAGTCATTGGTTGCTGTGTAGTACCTGGACTTGCGAATGCCAGGATGTAATGACTTGGGGAGTACTGACAGCAGTTGTCCCAATGGATACGCTGTGATTGCTTTTGTTTCGGTCCTTTCACCTGTGAGTGCTAAAGACTTGCTTGGTTGTAATTACGTGTATACTTATTGACATGTTGACCTCCTGGTCCACTCGAGCGGGCGTATGTGGTATTTCCTCGCGGCAGCTGTGATGAGCTGAAAGATTGAAACCACGAGCGAGCTTCAGAAAGAGCCTCTTGATCGAGCCCGGTGTCGAAGGCCTGGTATCTCTTGAACCGAGGCGCAAATGGGCGGTTTGTCAGATATGCTGGAACGGTTCTTGGACGCGGCGCCAGAGCAAAGTGTCGCTGAAGCATCGTGAAATATAACAGTCGAGCGATCcaagttatttattaaatctgACAGGtgagtaatataaaaagaatattttgGCTTGCTAATCCTCCGAGTTCGATGTCTCATAACATCTGAAGTTTGGGTCTCTCAAACTCTTGGCTTTCGCCTGATGCTTGTCTGTGGCTGAGATCTTGGTTGTGAGCCAAACACAAATGATTTGTTGACCGCCTTGCCAATTCTGGAGTAGCCTGTCGTTAGTTGTGGTTCCCGCCTGCGCCCGATCAGCCTCAATTGGGATCCCGAAACCCAGCCTTTCACCTGTCTCGGTCTCTGACTTGCCCTGCCAGGCCTGGCCTaaattaccttgccttactTAACCCAATCGACCTACCTCACCTTTTCAACCTTCATCTGCTCATTTCCCTCAGCCTGCGACACATCGTCGACTTCACTCGTGCCGCCATCTTCAATGCTCTCGGTGTCGCGACTCTAGATACTCTCTCTAGCCCATCTTCCTATACTCTCACGTGCCTGTGTCTGAGCCCCGGTCTTCTGGAGAACTCAACTCATTTGGCGCGATTAGCCAAGCTCCGACGTCGCAAAACCCTCTACCCGACTGCCTCCCCTGTCAAAAAAGCTGGTCGAGTCGTCTTCTATCTTTCTAGTGACCAACTGGTGAGAGTGCCGATTCTTTCGTGGCTTCTTGTCATCCTGCGTCCATTTGGTCTACAAGTCGACCTTTTCGTATTTCGTCTGAGGGTGCTTTGACCGCCACTCCGTCTATTCCATCACGCTTCCAGCTTCCGTCTTGCGCCAGGCCGTCGCCTGGCGGCACTTCTCACTGACCAAGGAGCCGAGCTCATTTGTTTGATCATCAGTTGCACCATCTCTTGGTTTGCATTGTTTGTACGACCAGCGCTGCTTCAGAAGGTCGTCCCATATACTGCACACCAATCTCCAACCTCAGCCTTAATTAAATGACAGAACCCGAGGCAGAGCTTCAGGCGACTGCCAACCTCTCCCCGGTCTCCCCATCACCTGTTCATTCAGCCACCTCGTTGGCGGTCCCTGTACTTCAAGAGACCGTCGAGACCATCGACGCCATGgttgctgccgctgccgctgccgctgccgctacCGACGCCAATGGCTCTATGAGCAAGGCCCCTAATCTTGAGCCTATATCAGgggctggtggtgatgacgatATCGTAGATGACGACAGCCTCAACGACCCTTATGGTGAAGACGACACAGACGTGGCCGCCCAGCAAGTGCCGCAGCCTCAGGTTGAACAAGAACTACCCGACAGCAATGACGATTACGCAAAGACTTTTGATTCACCAATTGGGGCGGAGGAGGGTGAAGACGGAGTCGTCGAGCCACAAGATGTATCATCGCTACCACGAGAATCCAACGAAATTTCTCTTTCATCCGATCATTTGACAAATCGCACATCTCAAGTCTCCCATGTCGTTCATGAATCATCCTTGTCGGCCCAGCCAGGCCAGTCTGCGATATCAACTACTTCCAATGCTTCCTCcgaagctcaagctgccgGCGTCGCGAATACCTTTACGTCGCAGCCATCCAACCAGCAAACGTCGTCTCCAAGCACGGCCAAGCCGGGCGCCAGTAACGCTACCAGCACTGCCAGTCCCTCAGCTGATATTCAACGC
This region includes:
- a CDS encoding hypothetical protein (BUSCO:EOG09264PDD), which encodes MLQRHFALAPRPRTVPAYLTNRPFAPRFKRYQAFDTGLDQEALSEARSWFQSFSSSQLPRGNTTYARSSGPGGQHVNKYTPYPLGQLLSVLPKSLHPGIRKSRYYTATNDSLTFQAQDSRSRDANAEDNRRKLIEEVTSIYKDVIPAETSAEKKKKYEEMSVALFVV